From a single Miscanthus floridulus cultivar M001 chromosome 8, ASM1932011v1, whole genome shotgun sequence genomic region:
- the LOC136474770 gene encoding uncharacterized protein isoform X1, translating to MAFDTNFRGQLTDRRPQLWNSMDPENINWQKAGYWKMLVFTCFDYLLDFFSYLIEFKLCEGRAEVMESYQQKVKERCALIKDMHMDWSSSARVLSDSMEKIPNNELISSIAYIILCDTDGQRVQSTTWIPRSPQTFSFLSVRYLGCHICLFAISREYQSGGIHLDNFKSMYIK from the exons ATGGCATTTGATACAAATTTCAGAGGACAACTTACTGATCGTAGACCGCAG CTTTGGAACTCAATGGACCCTGAGAATATCAACTGGCAGAAAGCAGGATATTGGAAGATGTTAGTATTCACTTGTTTCGATTATTTATTAGATTTTTTTTCTTACCTCATTGAGTTCAAGTTGTGTGAAGGCAGAGCTGAAGTAATGGAGTCATATCAGCAAAAGGTAAAAGAGAGGTGTGCCCTTATTAAGGATATGCACATGGATTGGTCATCAAGTGCTAGAGTTCTTTCTGATTCAATGGAGAAGATCCCTAACAATGAGCTTATATCATCGATTGCATACATTATCTTGTGTGATACAG ATGGTCAAAGGGTTCAAAGCACGACTTGGATACCAAGATCACCTCAAACATTCAGTTTTTTAAGTGTGAGGTACTTGGGTTGCCATATTTGTTTGTTTGCAATCTCGAGAGAGTATCAATCTG GGGGCATTCATCTGGACAATTTCAAGAGCATGTACATCAAGTAG
- the LOC136478066 gene encoding U1 small nuclear ribonucleoprotein C-2 isoform X2, with protein MICAKISLVDSTMRYYCDYCDTYLTHDSPSVRKQHNAGYKHKQFEEQQTQSLIDQRIKEHLGQAAAFQAGAPFNQHMLAFPGAVARPRLPILPTPGMPHGFPQAPLMPGVRPPILPAPGVPGYPGAPPTMLQPGAPPGSMPQPGAPPGSMPQPGAPPGSMPMQMAPLPRPPTLPPPTSGVPGAPIPNSAAPPPIYQANPPAPAGPTSGAPPAPPTAPQPAFSYALPSEGNH; from the exons ATGATTTGCGCCAAGATCTCGCTTGTCGATTCCACGATGCG GTATTACTGTGACTACTGCGACACCTACCTGACCCATGACTCG CCATCTGTCCGGAAGCAACACAATGCTGGATACAAACACAAG CAATTTGAGGAGCAGCAAACTCAAAGTTTAATTGATCAAAGAATCAAGGAGCATCTTGGACAAGCTGCAGCTTTCCAGGCAGGTGCCCCTTTCAACCAACATATGCTCGCATTCCCAGGAGCTGTAGCTCGCCCTCGTCTTCCAATTCTGCCAACCCCTGGAATGCCTCATGGATTCCCTCAAGCACCATTGATGCCAGGAGTTAGGCCCCCGATTTTACCAGCTCCAGGTGTTCCAG GTTATCCTGGTGCTCCACCAACCATGCTGCAACCAGGCGCCCCACCTGGCTCCATGCCACAACCAGGCGCCCCACCTGGCTCCATGCCACAACCGGGCGCTCCACCTGGTTCTATGCCGATGCAGATGGCCCCACTCCCAAGGCCTCCAACACTACCGCCTCCAACATCTGGAGTCCCAGGTGCCCCCATTCCTAACAGTGCAGCACCTCCACCCATTTACCAAGCGAATCCACCAGCACCTGCAGGTCCGACTTCTGGTGCTCCTCCAGCTCCACCAACTGCTCCACAGCCTGCATTCTCCTATGCTCTGCCATCAGAGGGCAACCACTGA
- the LOC136478066 gene encoding U1 small nuclear ribonucleoprotein C-2 isoform X1 yields the protein MICAKISLVDSTMRYYCDYCDTYLTHDSPSVRKQHNAGYKHKANVRTYYQQFEEQQTQSLIDQRIKEHLGQAAAFQAGAPFNQHMLAFPGAVARPRLPILPTPGMPHGFPQAPLMPGVRPPILPAPGVPGYPGAPPTMLQPGAPPGSMPQPGAPPGSMPQPGAPPGSMPMQMAPLPRPPTLPPPTSGVPGAPIPNSAAPPPIYQANPPAPAGPTSGAPPAPPTAPQPAFSYALPSEGNH from the exons ATGATTTGCGCCAAGATCTCGCTTGTCGATTCCACGATGCG GTATTACTGTGACTACTGCGACACCTACCTGACCCATGACTCG CCATCTGTCCGGAAGCAACACAATGCTGGATACAAACACAAG GCTAATGTTCGAACCTACTATCAGCAATTTGAGGAGCAGCAAACTCAAAGTTTAATTGATCAAAGAATCAAGGAGCATCTTGGACAAGCTGCAGCTTTCCAGGCAGGTGCCCCTTTCAACCAACATATGCTCGCATTCCCAGGAGCTGTAGCTCGCCCTCGTCTTCCAATTCTGCCAACCCCTGGAATGCCTCATGGATTCCCTCAAGCACCATTGATGCCAGGAGTTAGGCCCCCGATTTTACCAGCTCCAGGTGTTCCAG GTTATCCTGGTGCTCCACCAACCATGCTGCAACCAGGCGCCCCACCTGGCTCCATGCCACAACCAGGCGCCCCACCTGGCTCCATGCCACAACCGGGCGCTCCACCTGGTTCTATGCCGATGCAGATGGCCCCACTCCCAAGGCCTCCAACACTACCGCCTCCAACATCTGGAGTCCCAGGTGCCCCCATTCCTAACAGTGCAGCACCTCCACCCATTTACCAAGCGAATCCACCAGCACCTGCAGGTCCGACTTCTGGTGCTCCTCCAGCTCCACCAACTGCTCCACAGCCTGCATTCTCCTATGCTCTGCCATCAGAGGGCAACCACTGA
- the LOC136475463 gene encoding uncharacterized protein yields the protein MEDYLDPYYSVYRFRLAYGGVIKPLPDKSQWMRVELGFKVMPPLDKRDVGRQWKNRKPSSLENKGSKPRGKGTWKVKCQNCLGLGHRTNSPKCPLNGTKKRKSRAKKGKAGRPAGCSKGDATPSPSKRQKVVVAEGTSEINTSPGPVTMRQSQLQLTMGELGGTNQITTSPRAVTISETEEGPSNTMTTPRKRLGLKKKLTPSKGKNMDA from the exons ATGGAAGACTACTTGGATCCTTATTATTCAGTGTACCGTTTTAGACTAGCCTATGGTGGTGTGATCAAACCACTGCCCGATAAATCTCAGTGGATGCGTGTGGAACTTGGATTCAAAGTGATGCCACCACTAGATAAGAGAGATGTTGGAAGACAATGGAAAAATAGAAAACCTAGCAGCCTAGAGAACAAGGGAAGCAAGCCTAGGGGCAAAGGCACGTGGAAGGTTAAGTGTCAAAATTGCTTGGGTCTTGGCCATAGGACTAACTCTCCAAAGTGCCCTCTTAATGGAACAAAGAAGAG GAAAAGTCGAGCCAAGAAAGGGAAGGCAGGGAGACCTGCTGGTTGTAGCAAAGGTGATGCAACTCCTAGTCCATCCAAAAGGCAGAAGGTTGTAGTGGCAGAAGGCACAAGTGAAATAAACACTAGTCCTGGACCTGTTACAATGAGGCAAAG CCAATTGCAACTAACGATGGGGGAACTTGGAGGGACAAATCAAATCACTACAAGCCCCAGAGCAGTTACAATAAG TGAAACTGAAGAAGGGCCAAGTAATACAATGACCACTCCAAGGAAGAGGCTAGGCCTCAAGAAAAAACTCACTCCAAGCAAGGGGAAGAACATGGATGCTTGA
- the LOC136478066 gene encoding U1 small nuclear ribonucleoprotein C-2 isoform X3: MPRYYCDYCDTYLTHDSPSVRKQHNAGYKHKANVRTYYQQFEEQQTQSLIDQRIKEHLGQAAAFQAGAPFNQHMLAFPGAVARPRLPILPTPGMPHGFPQAPLMPGVRPPILPAPGVPGYPGAPPTMLQPGAPPGSMPQPGAPPGSMPQPGAPPGSMPMQMAPLPRPPTLPPPTSGVPGAPIPNSAAPPPIYQANPPAPAGPTSGAPPAPPTAPQPAFSYALPSEGNH, encoded by the exons ATGCCTCG GTATTACTGTGACTACTGCGACACCTACCTGACCCATGACTCG CCATCTGTCCGGAAGCAACACAATGCTGGATACAAACACAAG GCTAATGTTCGAACCTACTATCAGCAATTTGAGGAGCAGCAAACTCAAAGTTTAATTGATCAAAGAATCAAGGAGCATCTTGGACAAGCTGCAGCTTTCCAGGCAGGTGCCCCTTTCAACCAACATATGCTCGCATTCCCAGGAGCTGTAGCTCGCCCTCGTCTTCCAATTCTGCCAACCCCTGGAATGCCTCATGGATTCCCTCAAGCACCATTGATGCCAGGAGTTAGGCCCCCGATTTTACCAGCTCCAGGTGTTCCAG GTTATCCTGGTGCTCCACCAACCATGCTGCAACCAGGCGCCCCACCTGGCTCCATGCCACAACCAGGCGCCCCACCTGGCTCCATGCCACAACCGGGCGCTCCACCTGGTTCTATGCCGATGCAGATGGCCCCACTCCCAAGGCCTCCAACACTACCGCCTCCAACATCTGGAGTCCCAGGTGCCCCCATTCCTAACAGTGCAGCACCTCCACCCATTTACCAAGCGAATCCACCAGCACCTGCAGGTCCGACTTCTGGTGCTCCTCCAGCTCCACCAACTGCTCCACAGCCTGCATTCTCCTATGCTCTGCCATCAGAGGGCAACCACTGA
- the LOC136474770 gene encoding uncharacterized protein isoform X2, with protein MAFDTNFRGQLTDRRPQLWNSMDPENINWQKAGYWKIAEVMESYQQKVKERCALIKDMHMDWSSSARVLSDSMEKIPNNELISSIAYIILCDTDGQRVQSTTWIPRSPQTFSFLSVRYLGCHICLFAISREYQSGGIHLDNFKSMYIK; from the exons ATGGCATTTGATACAAATTTCAGAGGACAACTTACTGATCGTAGACCGCAG CTTTGGAACTCAATGGACCCTGAGAATATCAACTGGCAGAAAGCAGGATATTGGAAGAT AGCTGAAGTAATGGAGTCATATCAGCAAAAGGTAAAAGAGAGGTGTGCCCTTATTAAGGATATGCACATGGATTGGTCATCAAGTGCTAGAGTTCTTTCTGATTCAATGGAGAAGATCCCTAACAATGAGCTTATATCATCGATTGCATACATTATCTTGTGTGATACAG ATGGTCAAAGGGTTCAAAGCACGACTTGGATACCAAGATCACCTCAAACATTCAGTTTTTTAAGTGTGAGGTACTTGGGTTGCCATATTTGTTTGTTTGCAATCTCGAGAGAGTATCAATCTG GGGGCATTCATCTGGACAATTTCAAGAGCATGTACATCAAGTAG
- the LOC136478065 gene encoding pentatricopeptide repeat-containing protein At3g16010-like translates to MARRGVQLLVARGISSSPSLSRRIKQTESEIVRMFHPPVRQSEEAIAIIVPRYTHSVRVLDERFIRILKIFKWGPDAEKALEVLMLRVDHWLVREVMKTDIGVNVKMQFFRWAAKRRNYEHDTSTYMALIRCLEVVEQYGEMWKMIQEMLRNPICVVTPTELSEVVQMLGNAKMVNKAIAIFYQIKTRKCQPTAQAYNSMIIMLMHEGQYQKVHELYNEMSTEGHCFPDTMTYSALISAFCKLGRRDSAIQLLNEMKENGMQPTTKIYTMLIALFVKLDDVLGALSLFEEMRHQYCRPDVFTYTELITGLGKACRIDEAYHFFYEMQREGCRPDTVVMNNMINFLFKAGHLDDAIKLFQEMGTLRCIPSVVTYNTIIKALFESKSRASEVPSWFERMKESGISPSSFTYSILIDGFCKTNRMEKAMMLLEEMDEKGFPPCPAAYCSLIDALGKAKRYDLACELFQELKENCGSSSARVYAVIIKHLGKAGRFDGAINMFDEMNKLGCAPDVYAYNALMSGLARTGMLDEALSTMRRMQEHGCIPDINSYNIILNGLAKTGGPHRAMEMLSNMKQSTVRPDVVSYNTVLGALSHAGMFEEAAKLMKEMNTLGFEYDLITYSSILEAIGKVDHEYTGQGC, encoded by the exons ATGGCTCGTCGCGGTGTACAGCTCCTGGTGGCACGGGGGATCT CCTCATCGCCGAGCCTTTCTCGAAGGATCAAGCAAACAG AAAGTGAGATTGTTCGGATGTTTCATCCTCCAGTTCGTCAGAGTGAGGAAGCAATAGCAATCATTGTGCCAAGATACACGCATTCTGTGCGTGTCTTGGATGAGAGGTTCATTAGGATCCTGAAGATATTCAAGTGGGGCCCTGATGCTGAGAAGGCACTGGAGGTTCTCATGCTTAGAGTTGATCACTGGTTGGTACGGGAGGTTATGAAAACTGACATTGGGGTCAACGTGAAGATGCAGTTCTTCAGATGGGCTGCAAAGCGGAGGAATTATGAGCATGACACATCCACTTACATGGCATTGATACGTTGTTTGGAAGTAGTAGAGCAGTATGGTGAGATGTGGAAGATGATCCAAGAAATGCTACGGAACCCCATTTGCGTTGTCACCCCAACAGAGCTTTCAGAGGTAGTTCAGATGCTGGGGAATGCTAAGATGGTCAACAAGGCAATTGCAATCTTCTACCAGATCAAAACGCGGAAGTGTCAGCCAACTGCGCAGGCATATAACAGCATGATAATAATGTTGATGCATGAGGGCCAATATCAGAAAGTCCATGAACTATACAATGAGATGAGCACTGAGGGTCATTGCTTCCCAGACACTATGACGTACAGCGCACTGATTTCTGCTTTTTGCAAACTAGGTCGCCGTGATTCAGCAATTCAGTTGTTGAATGAGATGAAGGAGAACGGAATGCAGCCAACTACTAAGATATATACAATGTTAATAGCTTTGTTCGTCAAATTGGATGATGTTCTTGGAGCATTGAGTTTGTTTGAAGAGATGAGGCATCAGTATTGCCGACCGGATGTATTTACTTACACTGAGTTGATCACGGGCCTTGGTAAAGCTTGCAGAATAGATGAAGCATATCACTTCTTCTATGAAATGCAGCGAGAAGGCTGCAGGCCAGACACGGTTGTTATGAATAATATGATAAATTTCTTATTCAAGGCTGGTCATTTGGATGATGCTATAAAGTTGTTTCAGGAGATGGGAACATTGCGGTGCATTCCTAGTGTGGTGACATACAATACTATCATAAAAGCACTTTTTGAATCAAAATCTCGTGCTTCTGAGGTTCCATCTTGGTTTGAGAGAATGAAGGAAAGTGGGATCTCCCCCAGTTCATTCACCTATTCTATCCTGATTGATGGATTCTGCAAAACCAACAGGATGGAGAAGGCCATGATGCTACTGGAGGAGATGGATGAAAAGGGTTTCCCTCCATGTCCAGCGGCATATTGCAGCCTGATTGATGCTCTTGGAAAAGCTAAGCGCTATGATCTTGCTTGTGAGCTTTTTCAGGAACTAAAGGAAAATTGTGGCTCGTCCAGTGCTCGGGTATATGCAGTTATCATTAAACACTTAGGAAAGGCTGGACGGTTTGATGGTGCTATAAATATGTTTGACGAAATGAATAAACTTGGTTGTGCTCCTGATGTTTATGCGTACAATGCTCTCATGTCCGGATTAGCAAGAACGGGCATGCTTGATGAAGCTCTTAGTACAATGAGAAGAATGCAAGAGCATGGGTGTATTCCTGATATCAACTCATACAATATTATTCTTAACGGGCTGGCAAAAACAGGAGGACCTCATCGTGCAATGGAGATGCTTTCTAACATGAAACAATCTACAGTAAGACCTGATGTTGTCTCTTATAATACTGTCCTTGGTGCCTTGAGTCATGCTGGCATGTTTGAGGAGGCAGCAAAGCTGATGAAAGAGATGAATACATTGGGGTTTGAGTATGATCTTATTACATATTCGTCTATACTTGAGGCTATTGGAAAGGTTGATCATGAATATACTGGCCAAGGTTGCTGA